One segment of Nostoc piscinale CENA21 DNA contains the following:
- a CDS encoding type II toxin-antitoxin system Phd/YefM family antitoxin, giving the protein MIDLNNIHSLSEFQRNTKQYIQQMEESEKPIVLTVNGAAQIVVQDAKAYQKLLERLEYAETVAALRQGIQEIEQGKGVPAKEALEGLRRKHGISR; this is encoded by the coding sequence ATGATTGACCTCAATAACATTCACTCACTCTCCGAATTTCAGCGAAACACCAAACAGTACATTCAGCAAATGGAAGAAAGCGAAAAACCGATCGTGCTGACTGTTAATGGTGCTGCTCAAATTGTTGTCCAGGATGCTAAAGCCTATCAAAAGCTCTTGGAACGTTTAGAATATGCTGAAACTGTAGCTGCACTCAGACAAGGAATTCAGGAAATCGAGCAAGGAAAAGGAGTTCCAGCTAAAGAAGCACTAGAAGGTTTAAGAAGAAAGCATGGAATTTCGCGTTGA
- a CDS encoding heme o synthase produces MIETNVSRHHETFLQVIQSYYQLTKPRIIPLLLITTAGSMWVAAKGQVDPLLLLVTLTGGTLAAASAQTINCIYDRDIDYEMERTRHRPMPSGRVQPRDALIFAAVLAVLSFTLLTVFANLLAACLAFSGIVFYVLIYTHWLKRHSTQNIVIGGAAGAIPALVGWAAVTDTLSWAAWLIFAIVFLWTPPHFWALALMIRDDYAKVGIPMLPVIAGATATVKQIWYYTLTTVIATLLLFYPLHASGIIYAAIAAGLGGLFIRKSWCLLQQPEDRTVAREMFLYSISYMMLLCLAMVIDSLPITHHLVSTVIAQLHLFN; encoded by the coding sequence ATGATTGAGACTAATGTCTCTCGCCACCACGAAACATTCCTCCAGGTAATTCAAAGCTATTACCAACTAACAAAACCTCGCATTATTCCTTTGCTTTTGATTACCACGGCTGGGAGTATGTGGGTGGCAGCTAAGGGACAAGTAGACCCGTTACTGTTGTTAGTCACTCTGACTGGTGGTACTTTGGCTGCGGCCAGCGCCCAGACAATTAACTGTATCTACGACAGAGATATTGATTATGAAATGGAACGGACGCGCCATCGTCCCATGCCTTCTGGCAGAGTCCAGCCAAGGGATGCACTGATTTTTGCAGCCGTCCTGGCTGTGCTTTCGTTTACGCTATTGACTGTGTTTGCTAACTTACTGGCAGCTTGTCTAGCATTCTCTGGGATTGTTTTTTATGTACTGATTTACACCCATTGGCTCAAGCGTCACAGCACACAAAATATTGTGATTGGTGGGGCGGCTGGCGCAATTCCGGCGTTGGTAGGTTGGGCGGCTGTGACAGATACTTTAAGCTGGGCAGCATGGTTAATTTTTGCCATTGTCTTTTTATGGACACCTCCCCATTTCTGGGCGCTGGCATTGATGATTCGTGATGACTACGCCAAGGTAGGCATACCAATGCTTCCGGTGATTGCAGGTGCAACAGCCACAGTCAAGCAAATTTGGTACTATACCTTAACTACAGTCATCGCCACGTTGTTGTTGTTTTATCCCCTGCACGCCAGTGGGATTATCTATGCAGCGATCGCAGCTGGTTTGGGTGGATTATTTATCCGCAAATCTTGGTGTTTATTGCAACAACCAGAAGACCGCACTGTAGCCAGAGAAATGTTCCTCTACTCCATCTCCTACATGATGCTGTTATGTTTAGCGATGGTGATTGATAGTCTACCCATTACCCATCATTTGGTGAGTACTGTTATTGCCCAGTTGCACTTGTTTAATTAA
- a CDS encoding type II toxin-antitoxin system RelE/ParE family toxin, with translation MEFRVDISPLALADAENAYLWIREQDSDLADKWFDGLLDAIDSLERFPARCPVAPESEELGMEIRQLLYGKSKRFRYRILFGISETEVNIYRIRHTAQQYLTKDDVELWE, from the coding sequence ATGGAATTTCGCGTTGACATCTCTCCATTGGCATTAGCTGATGCGGAAAATGCCTATCTTTGGATTCGAGAGCAAGATTCTGATTTGGCAGACAAGTGGTTTGACGGACTGCTGGATGCAATTGATTCGCTTGAACGCTTTCCGGCTCGTTGTCCTGTCGCTCCTGAAAGTGAGGAGTTAGGAATGGAGATTCGCCAATTGCTCTACGGAAAATCGAAAAGATTCCGCTACCGAATTCTTTTTGGAATCTCTGAAACTGAAGTGAACATTTATCGAATTAGACATACTGCACAACAATACTTGACAAAAGATGATGTGGAGTTATGGGAATAA
- a CDS encoding type II toxin-antitoxin system VapC family toxin — MNLWILDTDTFSLFQRAHPLVSQRINAISTEQLATTVITFEEQMYGRLNRIRKANSPESLVFAYIQLREALADFKTINVLDFNKEAANCYARFLQQKIRIGTQDLRIAAIVIANDAILVTRNQRDFYRVPGLRFEDWTLGH, encoded by the coding sequence GTGAATCTGTGGATACTTGATACTGATACTTTTTCACTTTTTCAAAGAGCGCACCCATTAGTCAGCCAACGTATAAATGCAATATCCACAGAACAATTAGCTACAACAGTTATTACATTTGAAGAACAAATGTATGGAAGATTAAATCGCATTAGAAAAGCTAACTCGCCAGAATCACTAGTATTTGCTTACATACAATTACGTGAAGCGTTGGCAGATTTTAAAACTATCAATGTACTCGATTTTAATAAAGAAGCGGCTAATTGCTACGCGCGATTTTTGCAGCAGAAAATTCGGATTGGTACACAAGATTTAAGAATCGCAGCAATTGTAATTGCGAATGATGCGATTTTAGTAACGCGAAATCAGCGTGATTTTTATCGTGTCCCTGGGTTGCGATTTGAAGATTGGACATTGGGACATTAG
- a CDS encoding type II toxin-antitoxin system HicB family antitoxin yields the protein MTTNLNSNEVNNSSKLNYSVLVEAKNNGYQATVWGLPDCQVFAATREDALNNLHTLVNSRLKKCRNSYSRNRNANIRTSLDEICR from the coding sequence ATGACTACTAATTTAAACAGCAATGAAGTCAATAACTCATCCAAACTCAATTATTCTGTATTAGTGGAAGCAAAAAACAATGGATATCAAGCCACGGTTTGGGGTTTACCAGATTGTCAGGTATTTGCAGCCACGCGGGAAGATGCACTAAATAATTTACATACACTGGTGAATAGTCGCTTAAAAAAATGTCGAAATAGTTACTCAAGAAATAGAAACGCCAACATCAGAACATCCTTGGATGAAATTTGCAGGTAA
- a CDS encoding CPBP family intramembrane glutamic endopeptidase yields the protein MFFLFVLANFFQPSGNTLLSLQENAPVGVVLMAFFISWVVCWLPLAVISAIFMGWQPTKPLQPEQKLPLIVTLYLLAPLVLWGVILLFSRSFAEYGLGVNLALVGGIGIGFGLGLFSLAVMFAVEFGLGWCELTKDNIQVLPSILLPILLVALLVGGVEELVFRGFLLTELEKNYPIWIAATISSCIFAILHLVWEQQETLPQVPGLWLMGMMLVMARIADKGSLGIAWGLHTALVFAIATIDTAQLITYTGKVPEWWTGKYKKPLAGIAGVFCVLGTSLILYLGSL from the coding sequence GTGTTTTTTTTATTTGTTTTAGCAAATTTTTTTCAGCCATCAGGCAACACCTTACTGTCATTGCAAGAAAATGCACCAGTAGGCGTTGTTTTGATGGCATTTTTTATTAGCTGGGTAGTATGTTGGCTCCCATTGGCAGTAATATCTGCTATTTTTATGGGTTGGCAACCAACAAAGCCTTTACAGCCAGAGCAGAAGTTACCATTGATTGTGACACTTTACTTATTAGCTCCCCTTGTGCTGTGGGGAGTAATTTTGTTGTTTAGTAGGTCTTTTGCTGAGTATGGCTTAGGAGTAAATCTTGCCCTGGTGGGTGGTATAGGGATAGGTTTTGGCTTGGGATTATTCAGCCTTGCTGTGATGTTTGCTGTAGAATTTGGGCTTGGTTGGTGTGAATTGACCAAGGATAATATTCAGGTATTACCATCTATTTTGCTGCCAATTTTATTAGTAGCGTTATTGGTAGGTGGGGTGGAAGAATTAGTTTTTCGTGGGTTTTTATTGACTGAATTAGAAAAAAATTATCCAATATGGATAGCAGCAACAATTTCTAGCTGCATATTTGCTATCTTGCATTTAGTTTGGGAACAGCAGGAAACTCTACCACAAGTACCAGGACTGTGGCTGATGGGAATGATGTTGGTGATGGCTAGAATAGCAGATAAAGGCAGTTTGGGTATCGCTTGGGGATTACATACAGCTTTGGTGTTTGCGATCGCTACTATAGATACAGCCCAACTCATCACCTATACAGGTAAAGTACCAGAATGGTGGACTGGCAAATATAAAAAACCCCTAGCTGGGATAGCAGGGGTTTTTTGCGTTCTGGGAACTAGCCTAATACTCTATTTAGGTAGTCTGTAG
- the ctaD gene encoding cytochrome c oxidase subunit I, giving the protein MTQAQIQETANIPVLIDEPGKRKWRDYFSFNTDHKVIGIQYLVTSFIFYCIGGVLADLVRTELRTPEVDFVSPEVYNSLFTLHATIMIFLWIVPAGAGFANYLIPLMIGAKDMAFPRLNAVAFWMIPVGGLMLVASLAVGDAPDAGWTSYPPLSLVTGQVGEGIWIMSVLLLGTSSILGAINFLVTLLKMRTPGMGVHQMPLFCWAMFATSALVLMSTPVLAAGLILLAFDLLAGTTFFNPTGGGDPVVYQHMFWFYSHPAVYIMILPFFGAISEVIPVHSRKPIFGYKAIAYSSLAISFLGLIVWAHHMFTSGIPGWLRMFFMITTMIIAVPTGIKIFSWLATMWGGKIQLNSAMLFAIGFVGTFVIGGISGVMLAAVPFDIHVHDTYFVVAHLHYVLFGGSVLGIFAAIYHWFPKMTGRMVNEFWGKVHFALTIVGLNMTFLPMHKLGMMGMNRRVAQYDPKFTLLNEICTYGAYILAVSTFPFIINVIWSWLYGEKAGNNPWRALTLEWMTTSPPAIENFEGYPVLATGPYDYGLERANEGVPLSDSNPLLSAGPNSVLRADPDEPYPTIESDLEQRVSGTKD; this is encoded by the coding sequence ATGACACAAGCCCAAATACAAGAAACTGCCAATATCCCGGTTCTAATTGATGAGCCAGGGAAGCGAAAATGGCGAGACTACTTTAGTTTCAACACAGACCATAAGGTGATTGGGATTCAATACCTAGTCACTTCCTTCATTTTTTACTGCATTGGTGGTGTTTTAGCTGACTTGGTGCGGACAGAACTACGTACACCAGAAGTCGATTTTGTCAGCCCAGAAGTTTATAACAGCTTGTTTACACTGCACGCCACAATCATGATCTTCTTGTGGATTGTGCCGGCTGGTGCGGGTTTTGCCAATTATTTGATTCCCCTGATGATTGGGGCTAAGGATATGGCTTTTCCCAGATTGAATGCTGTAGCTTTTTGGATGATCCCTGTTGGGGGTTTAATGCTGGTGGCGAGTTTAGCTGTAGGTGATGCGCCGGATGCAGGTTGGACTTCCTACCCGCCTCTGAGCTTGGTGACAGGCCAGGTGGGTGAAGGGATTTGGATTATGAGTGTGCTGTTGCTGGGTACGTCGTCAATTTTGGGGGCGATTAATTTTCTCGTCACCTTATTGAAGATGCGGACTCCAGGAATGGGAGTACATCAAATGCCCTTGTTTTGTTGGGCGATGTTTGCGACTTCCGCGCTGGTGTTGATGTCCACTCCTGTTTTGGCCGCAGGTTTGATTTTGCTGGCTTTTGACTTGTTAGCAGGTACAACATTTTTTAACCCGACTGGTGGCGGCGATCCCGTAGTTTACCAGCACATGTTCTGGTTTTACTCCCATCCGGCGGTGTACATCATGATTTTGCCGTTCTTTGGGGCAATTTCTGAGGTAATTCCCGTACATTCTCGTAAACCAATTTTCGGCTATAAAGCGATCGCCTACTCATCCCTCGCAATTAGCTTTTTGGGATTGATAGTTTGGGCGCACCACATGTTTACCAGTGGTATTCCTGGTTGGTTGCGGATGTTCTTTATGATCACAACGATGATCATCGCTGTACCCACAGGGATCAAAATTTTCAGTTGGTTAGCAACCATGTGGGGCGGCAAAATCCAACTCAACTCTGCCATGTTATTTGCCATTGGTTTTGTTGGCACCTTCGTAATTGGTGGTATCAGTGGTGTAATGTTGGCGGCTGTACCCTTTGATATTCACGTCCACGATACTTATTTTGTTGTGGCTCACCTCCACTATGTGTTGTTTGGTGGGAGCGTGTTAGGGATTTTTGCCGCTATTTATCACTGGTTCCCGAAGATGACGGGACGCATGGTCAACGAATTTTGGGGTAAGGTACATTTTGCGCTGACCATTGTTGGTCTGAATATGACCTTCTTACCAATGCACAAGCTAGGGATGATGGGGATGAACCGCCGCGTCGCCCAGTATGATCCTAAATTCACACTGCTGAATGAAATTTGTACATACGGCGCTTACATACTTGCTGTTTCCACCTTTCCATTCATTATTAATGTGATTTGGAGTTGGCTATACGGCGAGAAGGCTGGTAATAATCCTTGGCGGGCGCTTACCCTAGAGTGGATGACAACTTCCCCACCAGCAATTGAGAATTTTGAGGGATACCCCGTATTAGCTACAGGGCCTTACGACTACGGCTTAGAAAGAGCTAACGAAGGTGTGCCATTATCCGATAGCAATCCTTTATTATCGGCTGGCCCCAATTCAGTACTGCGTGCTGATCCTGATGAGCCATATCCCACCATTGAGTCTGACTTGGAACAACGTGTTTCTGGGACTAAGGATTAG
- a CDS encoding CHAT domain-containing protein: MAFTFAFTLSQNQTFELRCNYGTRRLDTDKLASLINLCEEKYYAQRLDDTAQLRNIGRELYSWLDGKEGWLRRALDETDEGRIYLDLIQTSEAQSLNAQTQKVALGLAHLPWELLHDGTVFLLQRHNAPVPVRTVQQRNTSVLDVQNRPLRLLFMATSPEHPGIAPLQFEQEEKNILTATTEQPLALIVEESGSVIELGNLVQSEAKDYFDVFHLTGHGVIYTEAELGRYLPKGRKIKDYTPCFITEDDEGKVEFTTVDDLAKAFQNRFPRVVFLSGCHTGQIANQGTVPSMAQALVKAGAGVVLGWARPVFDRTGIIAAQALYHALATGATVEDAVKAAQQEMIAQECSDWHLLRIYRDSRVIGELVTPLNTKKREKLKFTPPESEFLDENNIVKVASHGEFVGRRKALQLGMRA; this comes from the coding sequence GTGGCTTTCACCTTCGCCTTTACTCTTAGCCAAAATCAAACTTTTGAATTGCGCTGCAATTACGGTACACGCCGTCTAGATACTGATAAGTTAGCGAGTTTAATTAATCTGTGTGAAGAAAAATATTATGCTCAAAGGCTGGATGACACCGCACAATTGCGGAATATTGGGCGTGAACTGTATTCTTGGCTGGATGGTAAGGAAGGATGGCTACGGAGGGCGTTAGATGAGACAGATGAAGGGCGTATATATCTAGATTTAATTCAAACCAGTGAAGCACAAAGTTTAAACGCCCAAACGCAGAAAGTGGCGTTAGGTTTAGCACATTTGCCTTGGGAATTGTTACATGATGGCACAGTGTTTTTACTGCAAAGACATAATGCACCTGTGCCTGTGCGGACTGTGCAGCAAAGAAATACTAGTGTTTTGGATGTCCAAAATCGCCCATTGCGGCTGTTGTTTATGGCGACATCACCAGAACACCCAGGCATTGCGCCACTACAATTTGAACAAGAAGAAAAAAACATCCTCACAGCCACAACCGAGCAGCCTTTGGCGTTGATTGTCGAGGAAAGTGGCTCTGTTATTGAATTGGGGAATTTAGTTCAGTCGGAAGCAAAAGATTATTTTGATGTGTTCCATTTAACAGGACATGGTGTAATTTATACAGAGGCAGAGTTAGGGCGCTATTTGCCTAAAGGTCGCAAAATTAAGGATTATACACCATGCTTCATTACAGAAGATGATGAGGGGAAAGTAGAATTTACTACTGTTGATGATTTAGCAAAAGCTTTTCAGAATCGCTTTCCGCGTGTGGTGTTTCTCTCTGGCTGTCATACTGGGCAAATTGCCAATCAAGGAACAGTCCCTTCAATGGCGCAAGCTTTAGTGAAAGCGGGTGCGGGTGTAGTTTTGGGTTGGGCGCGTCCGGTGTTTGATAGAACTGGTATTATTGCGGCTCAGGCACTTTATCACGCTTTGGCAACTGGGGCGACGGTGGAAGATGCTGTCAAAGCTGCACAGCAAGAGATGATTGCTCAAGAATGCAGCGATTGGCATTTATTACGAATTTATCGGGATAGTCGCGTTATTGGGGAGTTAGTAACACCGCTAAATACTAAAAAGCGGGAGAAGTTGAAGTTTACACCGCCTGAAAGTGAATTTTTGGATGAAAATAACATCGTCAAAGTTGCTAGTCATGGGGAATTTGTCGGGCGACGAAAAGCATTACAACTGGGAATGCGGGCGTAA
- a CDS encoding cytochrome c oxidase subunit 3 translates to MQSQTIDPAKTELNHHHSTATVDHHEAHPDHRLFGLFVFLVAEGMIFMGLFGAYLAFRSTLPVWPPAGTPELELLLPGVNTVNLIASSFVMHNADTAIKKNDARGARIWLAITAAMGAIFLVGQVYEYTHLEFGLTTNLFASAFYVLTGFHGLHVTIGVLAILAVLWRSRVPGHYSNEKHFGIEAAEIYWHFVDVIWIILFGLLYLL, encoded by the coding sequence ATGCAAAGTCAAACTATTGACCCAGCTAAAACCGAACTTAATCATCATCACAGTACAGCCACAGTTGATCATCACGAAGCACATCCAGATCATCGCTTGTTTGGTTTGTTTGTCTTCTTGGTGGCTGAAGGGATGATTTTTATGGGCTTGTTCGGAGCCTATTTAGCTTTTCGTTCCACCTTACCTGTGTGGCCTCCTGCGGGTACTCCAGAGTTAGAATTATTGCTGCCTGGAGTCAACACTGTGAATCTAATTGCCAGCAGTTTTGTCATGCACAATGCTGATACGGCGATTAAAAAGAATGATGCGCGGGGGGCGCGAATTTGGTTAGCCATCACCGCCGCAATGGGGGCAATTTTCTTGGTGGGGCAGGTATATGAATATACGCACCTAGAATTTGGTTTAACTACTAATTTATTTGCTAGTGCCTTTTATGTGTTGACTGGTTTCCACGGACTGCACGTTACTATTGGTGTTTTAGCAATTTTGGCAGTATTGTGGCGATCGCGCGTTCCCGGTCACTATAGTAATGAAAAACACTTCGGTATTGAAGCCGCAGAAATCTACTGGCACTTTGTAGACGTAATCTGGATTATTTTATTCGGATTGCTGTATCTTCTGTAG
- a CDS encoding COX15/CtaA family protein, whose translation MNEFVLKQQNDAAIEQQKPKEMIRRLVWRMAVATLILMAIGSATRVMNAGLACPDWPLCYGELVPAKQMNLQVFLEWFHRLDASLIGVSAIALAGLSWWHRRSLPVWLPWAASFALFLIVFQGILGGLTVTELLRFDIVTAHLGTALLFFTTLLVVGTAIAPYQGTGNVGKLPWIGLAAAILVYVQSLLGAVVGSRWALHQCFGTAELCSVMYSHIFGLVPPTVATLAVVLISWRTPALHPALRRLANMAGGLLVLQILLGVATFRLHLQVEPLTVSHQAVGAALLGTLVGFTVLALRDWAANREINSLSNPAISSNP comes from the coding sequence ATGAACGAATTTGTCCTAAAACAACAAAATGATGCGGCAATCGAGCAGCAAAAGCCAAAGGAAATGATTCGTCGCTTGGTGTGGCGAATGGCTGTAGCCACGCTGATTTTAATGGCTATTGGCTCTGCCACGCGTGTAATGAATGCCGGACTTGCTTGCCCAGACTGGCCGTTATGCTACGGGGAACTGGTACCAGCCAAACAAATGAATCTCCAAGTGTTTTTGGAGTGGTTTCACCGCTTGGATGCCAGCTTGATTGGTGTGAGCGCGATCGCACTTGCTGGTTTATCTTGGTGGCACCGTCGTTCTTTGCCAGTCTGGTTGCCTTGGGCGGCGAGCTTTGCCCTGTTTCTAATCGTCTTTCAAGGCATCTTGGGCGGACTCACCGTCACCGAATTGCTGCGGTTTGATATCGTTACCGCCCACTTGGGAACAGCACTTTTGTTTTTCACCACCCTACTAGTCGTCGGTACAGCCATAGCTCCTTATCAGGGAACTGGCAATGTCGGTAAGTTGCCCTGGATTGGTTTAGCGGCGGCTATTTTGGTGTATGTCCAGAGTTTACTAGGTGCGGTTGTGGGTTCTCGTTGGGCGCTACACCAGTGTTTTGGTACGGCAGAACTCTGCTCTGTGATGTACAGCCATATTTTTGGTTTAGTCCCGCCAACTGTTGCCACCTTAGCAGTAGTGTTAATTTCCTGGCGTACACCAGCCTTGCATCCAGCTTTGCGGCGACTGGCAAATATGGCTGGTGGTTTGTTAGTTTTACAAATTTTGTTGGGAGTTGCTACTTTTCGCTTGCATCTGCAAGTCGAGCCGTTAACTGTCTCTCACCAAGCTGTAGGTGCGGCTTTGCTTGGTACTTTGGTGGGTTTTACGGTTCTGGCACTACGTGACTGGGCAGCAAACCGTGAAATCAACAGTTTGTCTAACCCAGCTATTAGCTCAAATCCCTAA
- a CDS encoding cytochrome c oxidase subunit II translates to MKIPSSIWTLLIGIGLTLASLWYGQNHGLLPTAASDEAILIDGLFNSMMTVSVGIFLIVEGVLIYSVFKYRRRAGDQEDGPPVEGNVPLEILWTAIPAIIVIGISVYSFEVYNDIGGFDPHAVHEAPMNQSSMNMPGAAIAATLTETPANRNQEKSDEAMQDPATAAVRNADQIPQKVDAPGVGSVAPTLGASPDKAGQPASLIVNVTGMQYAWIFTYPETGVTTGELHVPIGREVQINMTANDVIHAFWVPEFRVKQDAIPGRQSEIRFTPKTVGDYALICAELCGPYHGAMRTQVVVESQENFDKWMQEQLVASHETLNQAIAVNPANMTPDEFLAPHTKEMGIKPEILHQIHH, encoded by the coding sequence GTGAAAATTCCAAGTTCAATCTGGACATTACTGATTGGCATCGGGCTAACGTTAGCCAGTCTTTGGTACGGTCAAAATCACGGTCTGTTGCCAACAGCAGCCTCAGATGAAGCCATCTTAATCGATGGTTTATTTAACTCGATGATGACCGTTTCTGTAGGTATATTTTTGATTGTTGAAGGTGTTTTAATCTACTCTGTATTTAAATACCGTAGACGTGCTGGTGATCAAGAAGACGGGCCGCCAGTTGAAGGTAATGTACCGCTAGAAATCCTCTGGACGGCGATCCCCGCCATTATCGTCATCGGTATTTCTGTCTATAGCTTTGAAGTTTATAACGACATCGGTGGCTTTGATCCCCACGCTGTTCACGAAGCGCCGATGAATCAAAGTTCAATGAATATGCCAGGAGCCGCTATAGCTGCCACTTTGACGGAAACTCCTGCCAACCGTAATCAAGAAAAATCTGATGAGGCGATGCAAGACCCAGCCACCGCCGCCGTCCGCAATGCTGATCAAATTCCCCAGAAGGTTGATGCTCCTGGTGTTGGTAGTGTGGCTCCAACTCTGGGCGCTAGTCCTGACAAAGCAGGTCAGCCAGCGAGTTTAATCGTCAATGTCACTGGTATGCAATATGCCTGGATTTTTACCTATCCCGAAACCGGAGTGACCACAGGCGAATTACACGTTCCCATCGGGCGGGAAGTGCAGATTAATATGACCGCGAACGATGTGATTCATGCCTTTTGGGTGCCAGAGTTCCGCGTGAAACAAGATGCGATCCCCGGTAGACAAAGCGAAATTCGCTTCACACCCAAAACAGTCGGCGATTATGCCCTGATTTGTGCAGAACTTTGCGGCCCCTACCACGGCGCGATGCGAACCCAAGTGGTTGTGGAAAGTCAAGAGAATTTTGACAAATGGATGCAAGAACAGTTGGTGGCAAGTCATGAAACCTTGAATCAAGCCATTGCCGTAAATCCGGCAAATATGACTCCCGATGAATTTCTCGCTCCACATACCAAGGAAATGGGAATTAAGCCAGAAATTTTACATCAAATTCACCATTAG
- a CDS encoding AbrB family transcriptional regulator: MTETATAPLTGKALLAKVKELSNLPRRERAKQCGYYTVTKNNQVRVNLTDFYDALLSARGIPLSPEAPKDGRGREPTYRVSVHQNGQIVIGATYTKAMGLKPGDEFEIRLGYKHIHLIQLGESDKKISPDDIDEVDEDLDEEE, encoded by the coding sequence ATGACAGAAACTGCAACTGCACCATTAACGGGAAAAGCACTGCTTGCTAAAGTAAAAGAACTTTCTAATTTACCTAGAAGAGAAAGAGCGAAGCAGTGTGGCTATTACACTGTTACTAAGAATAACCAGGTGCGCGTCAATCTCACTGATTTTTATGACGCTTTACTATCGGCTAGAGGAATTCCCCTAAGTCCAGAAGCACCTAAAGATGGCCGTGGCCGCGAACCGACATATCGGGTTAGTGTTCATCAAAATGGTCAAATTGTCATTGGTGCAACTTACACCAAGGCAATGGGTTTAAAACCGGGAGATGAATTTGAAATTAGACTAGGTTACAAACATATTCACCTGATTCAACTGGGTGAAAGTGATAAAAAAATCTCCCCAGATGACATAGATGAGGTAGATGAAGACTTAGACGAAGAAGAGTAA